One window of Schistocerca cancellata isolate TAMUIC-IGC-003103 chromosome 9, iqSchCanc2.1, whole genome shotgun sequence genomic DNA carries:
- the LOC126100213 gene encoding lithostathine-1-like — protein MWPSSLFVSALLLATRAAGSVNSVTGSRQRRYVCPDMFVRNGNSCYYLSRFMATWHDAHFNCRDMGSQLARLEKKWEDRNMRAYLNRTELARLERWIGGIYDWESRMWIWGATGQRVVYHGFSRRRPGENHRWHCIVLDPTMFYKWGTRNCYARKHYICETPLKKIKPPQPIATVVPDTDKPFSRGRGRGRGRGRGRGRGQGRGQGRGRGRYQGRQSWRRKTATTLSPVPVRPLLDNNL, from the exons GATCAGTCAACTCAGTGACAGGATCTCGCCAAAGACGCTACGTCTGCCCAGATATGTTTGTCCGCAATGGTAACAGTTGCTACTACTTGAGTCGATTTATGGCAACTTGGCACGATGCCCATTTTAACTGCCGGGACATGGGAAGCCAACTAGCTCGCTTGGAGAAAAAGTGGGAAGATCGCAACATGCGAGCCTACCTCAACAGGACTGAACTGG CACGCCTGGAACGATGGATAGGAGGTATTTACGACTGGGAGTCACGCATGTGGATATGGGGTGCAACTGGGCAGCGTGTGGTATACCACGGCTTCTCCAGACGACGCCCCGGAGAAAATCATCGATGGCACTGCATAGTTCTCGATCCCACCATGTTCTACAAATGGGGCACACGCAACTGCTACGCACGGAAGCACTACATTTGCGAGACACCGCTGAAGAAAATCAAGCCACCTCAGCCAATAGCAACAGTAGTTCCTGACACCGACAAACCATTCAGCAGGGGACGAGGGAGGGGTAGAGGGAGAGGTCGCGGAAGAGGCAGGGGGCAGGGGCGGGGCCAAGGGCGCGGCCGCGGTCGCTACCAGGGGAGGCAGAGCTGGAGGCGCAAGACGGCCACTACCCTCTCCCCTGTCCCTGTGAGGCCACTACTTGACAACAACCTGTAG